A DNA window from Candidatus Saccharibacteria bacterium oral taxon 955 contains the following coding sequences:
- a CDS encoding ATP-dependent Clp protease proteolytic subunit, with translation MTKPSNYLVPNVIVRTRDGERGYDIYSRLLEDRIIFLGEGVNEQTANVVVAQLLHLANEDPDKDIQLYINSPGGSVYDGLAIYDTMQYIKPDVQTIGIGLQASMGAFLLSAGAKGKRFVLPNARVMIHQPSSGTQGKVTDQEISLREALEIKERLATIMSENTGQELDKIKADMERDFWMSAEAAVKYGLADEVIDSTKK, from the coding sequence ATGACAAAACCTAGCAATTACCTCGTCCCAAATGTTATCGTTCGCACTCGTGACGGTGAGAGAGGGTACGACATCTATTCACGACTTTTAGAAGATAGGATTATTTTTCTCGGCGAAGGAGTAAATGAGCAGACGGCAAATGTCGTTGTGGCACAGCTGCTTCATCTGGCGAATGAAGATCCTGACAAGGATATTCAACTCTACATCAACAGCCCGGGCGGGAGTGTCTATGATGGGCTTGCGATCTACGACACTATGCAGTACATCAAGCCTGATGTGCAGACGATCGGGATCGGCTTGCAGGCTAGTATGGGAGCATTTTTGCTTAGTGCTGGCGCTAAGGGTAAGCGGTTTGTTTTGCCAAATGCACGTGTGATGATCCACCAGCCGTCAAGTGGCACTCAAGGTAAAGTGACGGATCAAGAGATCAGCTTGCGTGAGGCTCTCGAGATCAAGGAGAGGTTGGCGACAATCATGTCAGAAAACACTGGTCAAGAGCTAGACAAGATTAAAGCTGATATGGAGCGAGATTTTTGGATGAGTGCTGAGGCGGCAGTGAAGTATGGGCTGGCTGACGAGGTCATAGACTCGACAAAAAAATAA